The Terriglobales bacterium genome contains the following window.
ACGGCCATCAGGGCCTCCAGGCGCGTGCGCAGGTCGGCCCCGGCGGCGGGCGCGGCCTCGGCCGCGGATTCGGCTTTGCCGATCAGCAGCGTGATCTCGCCTCTCAGCTCGCGCTTCGCCACCTGCTCCAGCAGCTCCCCGGCGCGGCCGCGCAGGAACTCCTCGTGCAGCTTGGTGACCTCGCGCGCCAGCACCACGGGGCGGGCCGCGCCCAGCACCTCCACGATATCTTCCAGGGTCTCCGCGATGCGGTGCGGGGCCTCGTAGAAGATCTGGGTGCGGGGCGAGTCGCGCAGGGCCTGCAGGGCTTCGCGGCGGGCGGCGCGCTTGGCGGGCAGGAACCCGCTGAAGCGGAAGGAGTCGGTCGCCAGGCCGCTGGCCACCAGCGCCGCCAGGAAGGCGGAGGCCCCGGGAACCGGCACCACCGGAACGTGGTGGCGGATGGCCAGGGTGATGAGGCGGTAGCCGGGGTCGGAGATGCCGGGCATGCCGGCATCGGAGACCAGGGCGATGCGCGCCCCCTGCTCCAGCTCCAGGACCAGCTCCGGCGCGCGGGTCATCTCGTTGTGCTCGTGGTAGCTGACGGTGCGCTTGCTCAGGCCGTAGTGGTGGAGCAGCTTCTGCGTCTGGCGGGTGTCCTCGCAGGCGATCAGGTCGGCCTCCTTCAGCACGCGCAACGCGCGCAGGGTGATGTCCTCCAGGTTGCCGATGGGCGTAGCCACCAGGTAGAGGCCGGGCGGGAGGACACCTTCGCTAGGCATGATGCCAGTCTAGCGAATTTAGTAATTGGGTAATGGGGTAATTTGGTAATTGAGAGGGCGATGATGGGGTCGCGGCAAGCCCGCAATTACCCAATTACCAAATTACTCAATTACCCAATAGAATCACCCCGTGCCTCTCTACGAGTACCAGTGCAAGAAGTGTGGGCACCGCTTCGAGCGGATCCGCAAGTTCTCAGACGCGCCGGTGAAGAAGTGCCCGGAGTGTGGGGGAGCGGTCCAGCAGTTGATGTCCGCGCCGGCGGTGCAGTTCAAGGGCTCGGGGTGGTACGTCACCGACTACGCGGGCAAGGGCAAGGCGCCTGCTGCCGAGGGCACCGAGTCCGCCAAGCCGGAGGTCAAGGCGGAGAAGGCCGAGGCCAAAGCCGAGGCCAAGCCCAAGGGCGAGCCCAAGAAGGGGCAGGGCAAGAAGTAGGGCACAGCCGCGGCGAATCCTTTCCCTCCCGGCGGAATCCATATCTTCATGATTACGCTGCGACCTTCCGCCGCGCGGGGCGGCGCCGACTACGACTGGCTCAAGACCCGCCATACCTTCTCCTTCGACACCTACCACGACCCCGCCTGGATGCACTTCCGCTCGCTGCGGGTGATCAACGAGGACTGGATCGCGCCCGGACGCGGCTTTGGCATGCATCCTCACCGCGACATGGAGATCCTCACCTACGTGCTGGAGGGCGCGCTCCAGCACCAGGACAGCCTGGGCAACGGCTCCGTCATCCGCCCCGGCGACGCCCAGCGCATGAGCGCCGGCACCG
Protein-coding sequences here:
- the rsmI gene encoding 16S rRNA (cytidine(1402)-2'-O)-methyltransferase, with protein sequence MPSEGVLPPGLYLVATPIGNLEDITLRALRVLKEADLIACEDTRQTQKLLHHYGLSKRTVSYHEHNEMTRAPELVLELEQGARIALVSDAGMPGISDPGYRLITLAIRHHVPVVPVPGASAFLAALVASGLATDSFRFSGFLPAKRAARREALQALRDSPRTQIFYEAPHRIAETLEDIVEVLGAARPVVLAREVTKLHEEFLRGRAGELLEQVAKRELRGEITLLIGKAESAAEAAPAAGADLRTRLEALMAV
- a CDS encoding zinc ribbon domain-containing protein, which codes for MPLYEYQCKKCGHRFERIRKFSDAPVKKCPECGGAVQQLMSAPAVQFKGSGWYVTDYAGKGKAPAAEGTESAKPEVKAEKAEAKAEAKPKGEPKKGQGKK